In a single window of the Deinococcus yavapaiensis KR-236 genome:
- a CDS encoding 2'-5' RNA ligase family protein has translation MTTPAPRHSVPSDVAATGVIVALGLPKEVASALAVPGGVPAEDLHVTLAYLGTTVQLGDSRLEAVRESVAKLAEHTPALAGRVTGIGRFSREDGLDVAYISVDAPELPAFREALLCELAEGAGLETDSRYGFTPHVTLAFVGADEDHPYDRVEPLSFAFDTLEVWAGPRRDAFSLRLGDGAPTACETTQAAEDTAGSVSLGALQAVVSDWLPSFVSVLSAERGRQRVKRVAEGLDDLHTRLLAAHLASPARAASGASPEAALLARASRVRSVETDLGLILGTAARDLQQALTDVTEDALGRHVRDALKPLLAWAAVADERDGD, from the coding sequence ATGACGACGCCCGCTCCTCGACACAGCGTGCCCTCGGACGTCGCGGCGACGGGCGTCATCGTGGCGCTGGGTTTGCCGAAGGAGGTAGCGTCGGCGCTCGCCGTGCCGGGCGGTGTGCCCGCCGAGGATCTGCACGTCACGCTCGCTTACCTCGGCACGACCGTTCAGCTCGGAGACTCGCGGCTCGAAGCGGTGCGCGAAAGCGTTGCCAAGCTCGCCGAGCACACCCCGGCCTTGGCGGGCCGCGTCACGGGCATCGGGCGATTCAGCCGAGAGGACGGCCTCGACGTCGCGTACATCTCCGTAGACGCGCCCGAACTGCCCGCCTTCCGAGAAGCCTTGCTGTGTGAACTCGCCGAGGGCGCGGGTTTGGAGACGGATTCCCGCTACGGCTTCACTCCCCACGTCACCCTCGCGTTCGTGGGTGCGGACGAGGACCACCCGTACGACCGGGTCGAGCCGTTGAGCTTCGCGTTCGATACCTTGGAAGTCTGGGCAGGCCCTAGGCGAGACGCGTTCTCGTTGCGTCTCGGCGACGGCGCTCCCACCGCGTGCGAAACGACCCAAGCGGCCGAGGACACGGCGGGCAGCGTGTCGCTCGGAGCGCTTCAAGCGGTCGTGAGCGATTGGCTGCCGAGTTTCGTGAGCGTACTGTCGGCCGAGCGTGGGCGTCAACGCGTCAAGCGCGTCGCCGAGGGGCTCGACGATCTGCACACGCGCCTGCTCGCCGCGCATCTCGCGTCGCCCGCTCGAGCGGCTTCGGGCGCGTCACCCGAAGCCGCCCTGCTCGCCCGCGCTTCGCGCGTGAGGTCGGTCGAAACGGACCTCGGCCTCATCCTGGGAACGGCCGCGCGAGACTTGCAGCAGGCGTTGACCGACGTGACGGAAGACGCGTTGGGACGCCACGTCCGGGACGCCTTGAAGCCTCTGCTGGCTTGGGCCGCCGTCGCCGACGAACGCGACGGCGACTGA
- a CDS encoding M16 family metallopeptidase, with amino-acid sequence MFRLDVLESGLTILGEPNDAAQTVALGYFVRTGARDERLQEMGASHFIEHLLFKGSETVSGDDLNERFDRLGGNVNAFTSEETTVYHAACLPEAWEELLETLTELMRPAFRAADVEAERGVILEEIAMYEDNPASRAFDELRVSAWSPHPLGHLVLGTNETVSALTPEALRHNFEARYGTRNVTLVACGKFDWDALLRKTRELTATWPRTTFERVHAPRALTPNVTVVRDDALARTQFALIAPGLSATSPRREVGVVLADVLGGDNGRLYWSLVDTGLSDGVELAHVEFDELGAFEGGWSCDPERAKETLDVVRAELERAQREGVTEAEVRRSRKRIAVGLALRTETPYSRLFTLGMDFLYLGRPMASDEAIGRFEAVSVDAVNDLLKARPFDSAHVLALGPLATL; translated from the coding sequence GTGTTCCGGCTTGACGTCCTCGAAAGCGGCCTCACGATCCTCGGCGAGCCGAACGACGCGGCGCAGACGGTCGCGCTGGGGTACTTCGTGCGGACCGGCGCGCGAGACGAGCGCTTGCAGGAGATGGGCGCGTCGCACTTCATCGAGCACCTGCTGTTCAAGGGCAGCGAGACGGTGAGCGGCGACGACCTCAACGAACGCTTCGACCGCCTCGGCGGCAACGTCAACGCCTTCACGAGCGAGGAGACGACCGTGTACCACGCGGCCTGTCTGCCCGAAGCGTGGGAGGAACTGCTGGAGACGCTGACCGAACTCATGCGGCCCGCCTTTCGGGCTGCGGACGTGGAGGCCGAGCGTGGCGTGATCTTGGAGGAAATCGCGATGTACGAGGACAATCCCGCGTCGCGCGCCTTCGACGAGCTTCGTGTAAGCGCGTGGTCGCCGCACCCGCTTGGACACCTCGTCCTCGGAACGAACGAGACGGTTTCGGCCCTCACGCCGGAGGCTTTGCGGCACAATTTCGAAGCGCGCTACGGCACGCGAAACGTCACGCTCGTGGCCTGCGGAAAGTTTGACTGGGACGCCTTGCTTCGCAAAACGCGCGAGCTCACGGCGACGTGGCCTCGCACGACCTTCGAGCGCGTTCATGCGCCGCGGGCTCTCACGCCGAACGTGACGGTCGTGCGCGACGACGCGCTCGCGCGGACGCAGTTCGCCCTCATCGCGCCCGGCCTGAGCGCGACGAGTCCTCGCCGGGAAGTGGGCGTCGTGCTCGCCGACGTCCTTGGGGGAGACAACGGGCGCTTGTACTGGTCGCTCGTGGACACGGGCCTTTCGGACGGCGTGGAACTCGCACACGTGGAGTTCGACGAGCTCGGCGCGTTCGAAGGCGGGTGGAGCTGCGATCCCGAGCGGGCGAAGGAAACGCTGGACGTCGTGCGCGCCGAACTCGAACGCGCTCAGCGCGAAGGCGTCACGGAGGCCGAGGTGCGCCGCTCGCGCAAGCGAATCGCCGTGGGCCTCGCGCTTCGAACGGAAACGCCTTACTCTCGGTTGTTCACCTTGGGCATGGACTTCTTGTACCTTGGCCGGCCGATGGCGTCCGACGAGGCCATCGGACGCTTCGAGGCGGTGAGCGTGGACGCCGTGAACGACTTGCTCAAGGCGCGTCCGTTCGACTCGGCGCACGTCCTCGCGCTCGGCCCGCTCGCGACGCTTTGA
- a CDS encoding M16 family metallopeptidase: MTLVEGLENGLTMVFERGSGPGFALELRLPIGAAHDPAGAEGAAALLEEWLHKGASGLDARELADAYDELGLRRGGGVTHEATRFTVSGLVSDLGAALKLIADTVRAPHLDEDEFDTVADLARQDLEGLADNPSELLGVKLRARVFAPPFGHPVGGTLDALERVTAGNVRSLHASYGPRGSVLVIVANMEVHEALRLVREHFGDWEGGKAKLPSVAYDLGFSEHVTQEAQQTQIGAMFEGVSPTDPDWLAFHLALAALSGGSASRLFRSVREERGLAYSVGAQAYVVGGEGFAWAFAGTTHERATETLEVVLSEFQRLSLGVSEDEFERARAGLLASLVFAGESSRGRAGMLSRDFVTLGRVRAPDEVKDELRRVTLADLHSFLARRPFARPGVMTLGPAALAVGGARVPA; encoded by the coding sequence GTGACGTTGGTCGAAGGTTTGGAAAACGGATTGACGATGGTGTTCGAGCGCGGAAGCGGTCCGGGCTTCGCGCTCGAACTGCGCTTGCCGATCGGCGCGGCGCACGATCCGGCGGGAGCGGAAGGCGCGGCGGCCCTGCTCGAGGAGTGGCTGCACAAGGGCGCGAGCGGGCTGGACGCACGGGAACTCGCCGACGCGTACGACGAGTTGGGCTTGCGGCGCGGCGGCGGCGTGACGCACGAGGCGACGCGCTTCACCGTGAGCGGACTCGTGTCCGACCTCGGGGCCGCCTTGAAGCTCATCGCGGACACGGTTCGCGCGCCGCACTTGGACGAAGACGAGTTCGACACGGTCGCCGACCTTGCGCGGCAAGACTTGGAAGGCCTCGCGGACAACCCGAGTGAATTGCTCGGCGTGAAGCTCCGCGCGCGGGTATTCGCGCCGCCGTTCGGCCACCCGGTCGGCGGCACGCTCGACGCCCTTGAGCGCGTGACAGCCGGGAACGTGCGAAGCCTGCACGCCTCGTACGGTCCGCGCGGCTCGGTGCTCGTGATCGTGGCGAACATGGAGGTGCACGAAGCGCTTCGCCTCGTCCGCGAGCACTTCGGCGATTGGGAAGGCGGCAAGGCGAAGTTGCCGAGCGTGGCGTACGACCTCGGCTTTTCGGAGCACGTCACCCAAGAGGCGCAGCAAACGCAAATCGGGGCGATGTTCGAGGGCGTCTCCCCCACCGACCCCGACTGGTTGGCATTTCACCTCGCGCTCGCCGCGCTTTCGGGCGGCAGCGCTTCGCGGCTGTTTCGCTCGGTGCGCGAGGAACGCGGCCTCGCGTACAGCGTCGGCGCGCAAGCGTACGTCGTCGGCGGAGAGGGATTCGCTTGGGCGTTCGCGGGCACCACGCACGAGCGCGCGACGGAAACGCTGGAAGTCGTACTGAGCGAGTTTCAGCGCTTGTCGCTCGGCGTGAGCGAAGACGAATTCGAGCGGGCACGGGCGGGCCTGCTGGCGAGCTTGGTGTTCGCGGGCGAATCGTCGCGCGGGCGGGCCGGCATGCTGTCGCGAGACTTCGTGACGCTGGGCCGCGTCCGCGCTCCCGACGAGGTGAAGGACGAGTTACGCCGCGTGACGCTCGCAGACTTGCACAGCTTCCTCGCGCGCCGGCCGTTCGCTCGGCCGGGCGTGATGACGCTCGGTCCCGCCGCGCTCGCCGTCGGAGGTGCGCGTGTTCCGGCTTGA
- a CDS encoding ferredoxin, producing the protein MPHVITSPCIGVKDQACTEVCPVECIYDGGDQYLIHPDECIDCGACVPACPVSAIFPEEDVPSNESPFIAKNKEFFGL; encoded by the coding sequence ATGCCGCATGTCATCACGAGCCCGTGCATCGGAGTCAAAGATCAAGCTTGCACCGAAGTGTGCCCCGTGGAGTGCATCTACGACGGCGGAGATCAGTATCTCATCCATCCCGACGAGTGCATCGATTGCGGCGCGTGCGTGCCCGCCTGCCCCGTCTCGGCGATCTTCCCCGAAGAGGACGTTCCGTCCAACGAGTCGCCCTTCATCGCCAAGAACAAAGAGTTCTTCGGCCTCTGA
- a CDS encoding Crp/Fnr family transcriptional regulator produces the protein MPEFAASLPLAWPLFEGLGEREGAALCASGVVRLARRGEALFAEGDLVTHLYGVESGSIKIVKFGPNGRRELTLRVAGGGETIGNAEVLGGAERFEWSAVVLEDARVVAFPSDAVRSCLDVTPAVKLLARRELELARQTAYLVLYDVGARLAVHLLRETRVSAVYKLPANSELAALLGTVPELVSRKLGEFYRSGLIGLAKRELRVLDEAGLRRVAEG, from the coding sequence ATGCCCGAGTTCGCCGCGTCCCTTCCGCTCGCCTGGCCTCTGTTCGAGGGGTTGGGCGAGCGGGAAGGCGCGGCGTTGTGCGCGTCGGGCGTCGTGCGCCTCGCGCGGCGCGGCGAAGCCTTGTTTGCCGAAGGCGACCTCGTCACGCACCTTTACGGAGTGGAGAGCGGATCGATCAAGATCGTGAAGTTCGGGCCGAACGGGCGGCGCGAGCTCACCTTGCGCGTCGCGGGCGGCGGCGAGACGATCGGGAACGCCGAGGTGCTGGGCGGCGCGGAGCGCTTCGAGTGGAGCGCGGTCGTCTTGGAGGACGCCCGCGTGGTGGCCTTTCCGTCGGACGCCGTGCGAAGCTGCCTGGACGTGACGCCCGCCGTGAAGCTCCTCGCGCGCCGTGAACTGGAACTCGCGCGGCAGACGGCGTACCTCGTGTTGTACGACGTCGGCGCGCGATTGGCGGTGCACTTGCTGCGCGAAACGCGCGTGAGCGCCGTGTACAAACTTCCGGCGAATTCCGAGCTCGCCGCTTTGCTCGGCACGGTGCCCGAGCTCGTGAGCCGCAAGCTCGGCGAGTTTTATCGCTCGGGCCTCATAGGACTCGCGAAGCGTGAACTTCGCGTGCTCGACGAGGCCGGCCTGCGGCGCGTCGCGGAAGGCTGA
- a CDS encoding N-acetylmuramoyl-L-alanine amidase family protein yields the protein MSLLLVSGALAQPSPFLNTPPPSPATPVLTPLPSTTTVPATPLQIAPQMPLLGVPRTSNAGGVTRFVLDLPPGASYTLTPTFGGLRVDVTDVRTAPASGRNVSAELTAWSYQPTTTGVTVLLETPFPLGLDSGWRALDVPPDGVLPHRLALDLGALLQGGATGEAAKALRTTPPVTIPQQTPPTQTAPTPTEPSQTPPSSESSRVPATPVTPFVPATPVTPSVPSPTLPSGALLPLTPPRVGKNSGFTRIVLDLPPNATYALVQNSNSVRVDLRGVTALAEVAQPDTPELAQWQIEPTLGGITLTLRPTFALTSKGGMRQMFLPPVDASSTLNRLVIDLSPAFSDTSPLSQADTTLPSFPTPVKIVLDAGHGGVDPGAQQNTIVEKAVTLDVAQRVKALLTAAGATVVMTRDTDTQLSVDKNTDLDMRASMAAPPVNVLVSIHVNSIAPENTMKGYGVETWWYPNNDLSPTLASSLQSSMARFTSAFSRGIKSKSLAVLRGARVPAALVEIGYASHPVDSQNLLNPAYLERVAAGVAWGIRDFTIAQATKAKR from the coding sequence ATGAGTCTCCTGTTAGTCTCCGGAGCGCTCGCACAACCGTCGCCGTTTCTCAACACTCCGCCTCCGTCGCCTGCCACGCCCGTCCTCACGCCACTGCCCAGCACGACCACCGTTCCCGCCACGCCACTGCAAATCGCGCCCCAGATGCCCTTGCTCGGCGTGCCGCGCACGTCCAACGCGGGGGGCGTGACGCGCTTCGTCCTCGACTTGCCGCCGGGCGCGTCGTACACGCTCACGCCGACCTTCGGCGGCTTGCGTGTCGACGTCACGGACGTACGAACCGCGCCTGCCAGCGGCCGTAACGTCAGCGCGGAGCTCACCGCGTGGAGCTACCAACCCACGACGACGGGCGTCACGGTGTTGCTGGAGACGCCCTTCCCGCTCGGGCTGGACAGCGGTTGGCGCGCCCTCGACGTGCCGCCCGACGGCGTGCTGCCGCACCGCCTCGCCCTTGATCTCGGCGCGCTTTTGCAGGGAGGCGCCACGGGCGAGGCGGCCAAGGCCCTGCGCACCACCCCGCCCGTCACGATTCCTCAACAAACGCCTCCCACCCAGACGGCGCCCACGCCGACCGAGCCCAGCCAAACGCCGCCCTCGTCCGAGTCGTCGCGCGTCCCGGCGACGCCTGTCACGCCTTTCGTCCCGGCGACGCCCGTCACGCCTTCCGTTCCCTCACCGACCTTGCCGAGCGGCGCCCTCTTGCCGTTGACGCCGCCGCGCGTCGGCAAGAACTCGGGCTTCACGCGCATCGTTCTGGACTTGCCGCCGAACGCCACGTACGCGCTCGTCCAAAACTCGAACAGCGTCCGCGTCGACTTACGTGGCGTCACCGCGCTCGCCGAAGTCGCTCAGCCCGACACGCCCGAACTCGCGCAATGGCAAATCGAGCCGACCCTCGGCGGTATCACGCTCACCTTGCGGCCCACCTTCGCGCTCACGAGCAAGGGCGGCATGAGGCAAATGTTCCTGCCGCCCGTCGACGCGTCGAGCACCCTCAACCGCCTCGTGATCGACTTGTCGCCCGCCTTCTCGGACACGTCCCCCCTGAGCCAGGCGGACACGACCCTGCCGTCCTTCCCGACGCCCGTCAAGATCGTCTTGGACGCGGGCCACGGCGGCGTCGACCCGGGCGCGCAACAGAACACGATCGTGGAGAAGGCCGTGACGCTCGACGTCGCGCAACGCGTCAAGGCGCTGCTGACGGCGGCGGGAGCGACCGTCGTGATGACGCGCGACACGGACACCCAGCTTTCGGTCGACAAGAACACCGATCTCGACATGCGCGCCTCGATGGCCGCACCGCCCGTGAACGTCCTCGTGAGCATCCACGTCAACTCCATCGCGCCCGAGAACACCATGAAAGGGTACGGGGTGGAGACTTGGTGGTATCCGAACAACGATCTCAGTCCTACCCTCGCGTCGTCCCTCCAATCCAGCATGGCGCGCTTCACGAGCGCTTTCTCGCGCGGTATCAAGAGCAAGTCACTCGCCGTGCTGCGCGGCGCCCGCGTGCCCGCCGCCCTCGTCGAGATCGGCTACGCCTCGCATCCCGTCGATTCGCAAAACCTCCTGAACCCCGCGTACCTCGAGCGTGTCGCCGCCGGCGTCGCCTGGGGCATTCGCGACTTCACGATCGCGCAAGCGACGAAAGCGAAACGCTGA
- a CDS encoding NUDIX domain-containing protein, whose protein sequence is MSERTPDLHPDDDQPWTALERRDVSRAPHIVADLVQGHAGTTFEYTYRPRGGRAALIVPITEDGRLVMLRQYRYPIGMTMTEIPAGAVELGEEPLDAAKRELAEEIGGVARAFEALPLFCPQPSFTGQIFHPFVAFDVTLGENAPEDSELLRVEVVPIHEAYRRLDDGEIPNGPSALTLFHARRVLSRRGLL, encoded by the coding sequence ATGTCCGAGCGAACGCCCGATCTTCATCCGGACGACGACCAACCCTGGACAGCACTCGAACGCCGAGACGTCTCGCGCGCCCCTCATATCGTCGCCGACCTCGTGCAAGGCCACGCGGGCACCACCTTCGAGTACACGTACCGCCCACGCGGAGGACGCGCCGCGTTGATCGTCCCGATCACCGAGGACGGCCGCCTCGTGATGCTGCGCCAATACCGTTACCCCATCGGCATGACGATGACCGAGATTCCGGCGGGCGCCGTCGAACTCGGCGAGGAGCCCCTCGACGCCGCGAAGCGCGAACTCGCGGAGGAAATCGGTGGCGTGGCCCGCGCGTTCGAGGCCTTGCCGCTCTTCTGCCCGCAGCCGAGCTTCACGGGGCAAATCTTCCACCCCTTCGTGGCGTTCGACGTGACGCTCGGCGAGAACGCGCCCGAAGACAGCGAGCTTTTGCGCGTCGAAGTCGTGCCGATTCACGAAGCGTACCGCCGCCTCGACGACGGCGAAATTCCCAACGGCCCGTCGGCCCTCACGCTCTTTCACGCGCGCCGCGTGCTCTCGAGGCGAGGCCTGCTGTGA
- a CDS encoding IMPACT family protein — protein MTFRTLAAPHEHAEVISGSEFLAYATRADSPDAAMAFLAAIRVRHPDATHHCWAYKVESAYRFSDDGEPGGTAGAPILRALEGQGVDHVMVVVVRYFGGVKLGAGGLVRAYGGAAAEVVRTAPKEEVKPRAHVTVTVGFEFLDVLYRLLPDFDVKRGEERYGEGGLTLSLDILQEQLAAFETRVRDATRGAGVVSPVN, from the coding sequence GTGACATTCAGGACGCTCGCGGCGCCCCACGAGCACGCCGAGGTAATTTCCGGCAGCGAATTCCTCGCGTACGCCACGCGCGCCGACTCGCCCGACGCGGCCATGGCGTTTCTCGCCGCGATTCGAGTCCGCCATCCCGACGCCACCCATCACTGCTGGGCGTACAAAGTCGAGAGCGCGTACCGCTTCTCCGACGACGGCGAACCGGGCGGTACGGCGGGCGCTCCGATTCTGCGCGCCCTCGAAGGGCAAGGCGTCGACCACGTCATGGTCGTCGTCGTGCGCTACTTCGGCGGAGTGAAGCTCGGCGCGGGCGGCTTGGTGCGCGCGTACGGCGGCGCGGCGGCCGAGGTGGTGCGAACGGCGCCCAAAGAGGAAGTCAAGCCTCGCGCGCACGTCACCGTGACGGTCGGCTTCGAGTTTCTCGACGTCCTGTACCGCCTCCTGCCCGACTTCGACGTGAAGCGCGGCGAGGAACGCTACGGCGAAGGAGGGCTCACGCTGAGCCTCGACATCCTGCAAGAGCAACTCGCGGCCTTCGAAACGCGAGTTCGCGACGCGACGCGCGGCGCGGGCGTCGTTTCGCCTGTAAACTGA
- the hisF gene encoding imidazole glycerol phosphate synthase subunit HisF: MLTKRIIPCLDVQNGRVVKNVRFFDDHRDAGDPLELARAYEAQRADELVFYDITATHEGRKLMLDVAARVAEEVMMPLTVGGGVTTVAEFRSLLLAGADKISVNSSAVRNPELLREASDHFGAQCVVLSVDAKKRLDGSGWNVFVGGGRVDTGLDLLAWVTRGQELGAGEIVLNVMDADGTKAGFDLEATSTVASAVDIPVVASGGAGRLEDFETVLKTGKADAALAASVFHFGELTVPQVKTYLKSRGVLVRP, encoded by the coding sequence GTGTTGACGAAGCGCATCATCCCGTGCCTCGACGTGCAAAACGGGCGGGTCGTGAAGAACGTGCGGTTCTTCGACGATCACCGCGACGCCGGGGACCCCTTGGAACTCGCGCGAGCGTACGAGGCGCAACGCGCCGACGAACTCGTGTTCTACGACATCACGGCCACGCACGAAGGCCGCAAGCTCATGCTCGACGTCGCCGCGCGCGTCGCCGAGGAAGTCATGATGCCCCTCACGGTCGGCGGTGGCGTCACGACCGTCGCGGAGTTTCGTTCGCTGCTGCTCGCCGGCGCGGACAAGATCAGCGTGAACTCCAGCGCGGTCCGCAACCCCGAACTTCTTCGTGAAGCGTCCGATCACTTCGGCGCGCAGTGCGTCGTCTTGTCCGTCGACGCCAAGAAGCGCCTCGACGGCTCGGGTTGGAACGTCTTCGTCGGCGGCGGGCGCGTGGACACGGGCCTCGACTTGCTGGCGTGGGTGACGCGCGGCCAGGAACTCGGCGCGGGCGAGATCGTCCTCAACGTCATGGACGCCGACGGAACGAAGGCGGGCTTCGACCTCGAGGCGACGAGCACCGTCGCGAGCGCCGTGGACATTCCCGTCGTCGCGTCGGGCGGCGCGGGCAGGCTCGAAGACTTCGAAACCGTCCTCAAGACGGGCAAGGCCGACGCCGCCCTCGCGGCGAGCGTCTTCCACTTCGGCGAGCTTACCGTGCCGCAAGTGAAGACGTACCTGAAATCGCGCGGCGTGCTGGTGCGACCATGA
- the hisIE gene encoding bifunctional phosphoribosyl-AMP cyclohydrolase/phosphoribosyl-ATP diphosphatase HisIE, whose product MTKIEGVKFDERGLVPIVTQDARTGEVLMLAWANEEALARTLETREGTYFSRSRNELWIKGATSGNTQKVVSVALDCDGDAVLYRVEQSGPACHTGERSCFHTPLLEGADSLDGVLARVYETITERLRTLPENSYVARLHAGGIDRVLKKVAEEAGEVLLEAKNGDREALATEAADLVFHLLFALAEVGVTPADVASVLQAREGKSGLKGPKDVG is encoded by the coding sequence ATGACGAAGATCGAAGGCGTGAAGTTCGACGAGCGCGGCCTCGTGCCGATCGTGACGCAAGACGCGCGAACGGGCGAGGTGTTGATGCTCGCGTGGGCGAACGAGGAGGCGCTCGCGCGCACCCTCGAGACGCGAGAAGGGACGTACTTCTCGCGCTCCCGAAACGAACTGTGGATCAAGGGCGCGACGTCTGGAAACACCCAAAAGGTCGTATCGGTGGCGCTCGACTGCGACGGAGACGCGGTGTTGTACCGTGTCGAGCAGTCGGGCCCGGCGTGCCACACCGGCGAGCGGTCCTGCTTTCACACGCCCCTCTTGGAAGGAGCCGATTCGCTCGACGGCGTGCTCGCCCGCGTGTACGAGACGATCACCGAGCGGTTGCGGACCTTGCCGGAAAACTCGTACGTCGCGCGCCTTCACGCCGGGGGAATCGACCGCGTGCTGAAAAAGGTCGCCGAGGAGGCGGGTGAAGTGCTGCTCGAGGCGAAGAACGGCGACCGCGAAGCGCTCGCGACCGAAGCGGCGGACCTCGTGTTTCACCTGCTGTTCGCCCTCGCCGAGGTGGGCGTCACGCCCGCAGACGTCGCGAGCGTGCTGCAAGCGCGAGAAGGCAAAAGCGGTCTCAAGGGGCCGAAGGACGTCGGTTGA
- the glpX gene encoding class II fructose-bisphosphatase, with protein sequence MTAPSMTDIERALVLDTVRVTEQAALAASKFVGKGDKIAVDRAGTEAMREVLNELDIDGTVVIGEGEMDEAPMLYIGERLGNVAKAYPVDIAVDPVEGTTVTSRGLPNGVAVIALSEKGGLVHAPDIYMDKLVVPPPAAGRVNLEWPVAANLHAIAMSLDRNVEDLLIVVLDRERHQKLIADVRGAGARVKLIGDGDVIASLAAAVRGTGVHALMGWGGAPEGVLTAAAMKCLGGEIQGRFIAEDEEQRARLASMGVSETKVYKTNDLAPGDQIVFAATGITDGDLLQGVRRFGGGARTHSIVMGHASRVVRFIDSIHLEDDGARVTVRV encoded by the coding sequence ATGACGGCCCCAAGCATGACGGACATCGAACGCGCCCTCGTCCTCGACACGGTGCGCGTCACCGAACAAGCTGCCCTCGCCGCCTCGAAGTTCGTCGGCAAAGGCGACAAGATCGCCGTGGACCGCGCCGGAACGGAGGCGATGCGAGAAGTCCTCAACGAACTCGACATCGACGGCACCGTCGTGATCGGCGAAGGTGAAATGGACGAGGCCCCGATGTTGTACATCGGCGAGCGCCTCGGGAACGTCGCGAAAGCGTACCCCGTCGACATCGCCGTCGATCCGGTGGAAGGCACGACCGTCACGTCGCGCGGCCTGCCGAACGGCGTGGCCGTGATCGCGTTGTCCGAGAAGGGCGGCCTCGTGCATGCCCCCGACATCTACATGGACAAGCTCGTCGTACCGCCGCCCGCCGCCGGCCGCGTGAACCTTGAGTGGCCCGTCGCCGCCAACCTTCACGCCATCGCCATGAGCCTCGACCGGAACGTGGAAGACCTCTTGATCGTCGTGCTGGACCGCGAGCGGCACCAAAAGCTCATCGCCGACGTCCGAGGAGCGGGCGCCCGGGTGAAGCTCATCGGCGACGGCGACGTCATCGCGAGCTTGGCCGCCGCCGTGCGCGGCACGGGCGTCCACGCCCTCATGGGCTGGGGCGGCGCGCCGGAAGGCGTCTTGACGGCGGCCGCCATGAAGTGCCTCGGCGGCGAGATCCAAGGACGCTTCATCGCCGAGGACGAAGAGCAACGCGCGAGGCTGGCGAGCATGGGCGTATCCGAAACGAAGGTGTACAAGACGAACGACCTCGCGCCCGGCGACCAAATCGTGTTCGCCGCGACGGGTATCACGGACGGCGACTTGCTGCAAGGCGTGCGCCGATTCGGCGGTGGGGCGAGGACGCATTCGATCGTGATGGGTCACGCCAGCCGCGTCGTGCGCTTCATCGATTCCATTCACCTCGAAGACGACGGCGCGCGCGTCACCGTGCGCGTTTAA
- a CDS encoding HepT-like ribonuclease domain-containing protein, with the protein MKLEEALERLRVHRDEWDDGSLSDLAVFGSVARGEARDESDVDFLLTFSRPTGLMTLVRFKLLFEDLLGRRVDVVTPSGLKLPLRSDVLEDAVSLVKDPPSERPRARRKRWRWRIDEMLGAISKIERYTKDLDFARFRDTDLVRDAVLHNLLVLGENVTYLPDEVKLVHADVPWEELRQMRHLVAHDYFGLDMLLLWFTIRHDLPEVKEQLERVAKRD; encoded by the coding sequence ATGAAGCTCGAAGAGGCTTTGGAGCGTCTCCGCGTTCACCGAGACGAGTGGGACGACGGCAGCCTCTCCGACCTCGCCGTGTTCGGAAGCGTGGCACGCGGCGAAGCGCGAGACGAGAGCGACGTCGATTTCCTGCTGACTTTCTCCCGTCCGACGGGTCTGATGACGCTCGTGCGCTTCAAGCTCCTCTTCGAGGATCTCCTGGGGCGGCGCGTGGACGTCGTCACGCCGAGCGGTTTGAAGTTGCCGCTGCGCTCGGACGTGCTCGAAGACGCCGTGAGTCTCGTGAAGGACCCCCCGAGCGAGCGGCCGAGGGCTCGCCGAAAACGCTGGCGGTGGCGAATCGACGAGATGCTCGGGGCCATCTCGAAGATCGAGCGGTACACGAAAGACCTCGACTTCGCGCGTTTCCGAGACACCGACCTCGTGCGTGACGCCGTCCTGCACAACCTGCTCGTGCTGGGCGAGAACGTCACGTACCTACCCGACGAGGTGAAGCTCGTGCACGCCGACGTTCCTTGGGAAGAACTTCGCCAGATGCGTCACCTCGTCGCGCACGATTACTTCGGCCTCGACATGCTGCTGCTATGGTTCACGATCCGTCACGATCTGCCCGAGGTGAAAGAGCAGTTGGAGCGCGTGGCGAAGCGGGATTAA